Proteins encoded together in one Riemerella anatipestifer window:
- a CDS encoding efflux RND transporter permease subunit, whose amino-acid sequence MLNKIIAFSIKNKLIIGLFTLALIIYGIFEVRKLPIDAVPDITDNQVQIITVSPSLGAPDVERFITFPLEQANNNIQGIKQIRSFSRFGLSVITIVFKDDVDIHLARQQVSERLQQVSKDIPAELGVPTMAPITTGLGEIYQYVVRPKKGYEHRYDAMKLRTIQDWVVRRQLLGIEGVADVASFGGYLKQYEIAVNPSQLKAMGVTMQEVFNALQSNNQNTGGAYIEKGPTVLFIRTEGLVGKIEDIENTVVKTLPDGTPILVKNIGKVDYGNATRYGAMTYNGKGEVAGAVVMMMKGANSNQVIKNVKERIEEIQKTLPEGVKIEPFLDRTKMVNNAIGTVQKNLMEGALIVIFILVLFLGNFRAGFLVASVIPLSMLFAIIMMNIFGVSGNLMSLGALDFGLIVDGAVIIVEAVLHKLHELKKSDKSELSQQEMNDEVESSAGKMMNSAVFGQIIILIVYLPILTLQGIEGKMFKPMAQTVAFALLGAFILSLTYVPMMSSLVLSKKINFKKNFSDKMMEKVEVFYEKTLAKILNRSKVVVIAILALFVFSVFILTRLGGEFIPSLPEGDFAVDTRVLTGSNLKTSTDAVQKSSQILLKKFPEIEKIVGKTGSSEIPTDPMPIDASDMMVILKPREEWTSAKTYEELSEKMSAELKKNMLGVTYSFQYPVNMRFNELMTGARQDVVCKIFGENLDTLKVYSEKLGEISKSIRGAQNIYVEPISGIPQIVISYNRAKIAQYGVNISEINRIVNTAFAGQSTGSVYEGEKRFDLVVRLSGEQRKNIDDVRNLLISTPTGTKIPLSSIADVELKESVNQIQRENAQRRIIVGFNVRNRDIQTTVADLQTQVEQKLKLPPGYFIKYGGTFENLQQAKARLSIAVPASLLMIFLMLYFAFRSIKYGMLIFTAIPLSAIGGILALWLRGMNFSISAGVGFIALFGVAVLNGIVLIAEFNRQKALQTSLKDTVRAGGKNRLRPVLMTAFVASLGFLPMATSTGEGAEVQRPLATVVIGGLLLATFLTLYLLPILYIWFESKKGLKIKKAKA is encoded by the coding sequence ATGTTAAATAAAATTATAGCGTTTTCTATCAAAAATAAACTAATAATTGGTCTATTTACTTTAGCACTTATTATCTACGGTATTTTTGAGGTTAGAAAACTCCCCATAGATGCTGTACCTGATATTACGGATAATCAGGTTCAAATCATCACTGTATCTCCTAGTTTAGGAGCTCCTGATGTGGAAAGATTCATCACTTTCCCATTAGAGCAGGCAAATAATAACATACAAGGGATTAAACAAATCCGAAGTTTTTCTCGCTTTGGTTTGTCTGTAATTACCATTGTTTTTAAAGATGATGTAGATATACACTTAGCTCGTCAACAAGTATCAGAAAGGTTACAACAGGTATCCAAAGATATTCCAGCCGAATTAGGCGTTCCTACAATGGCACCCATTACCACTGGGTTAGGTGAAATTTACCAATATGTGGTTCGCCCTAAAAAAGGCTACGAGCACCGTTATGATGCAATGAAACTTCGTACCATACAAGATTGGGTGGTAAGAAGACAACTCCTTGGAATAGAAGGTGTAGCCGATGTTGCGAGTTTCGGTGGTTATCTTAAACAATATGAAATAGCCGTTAATCCTTCTCAGCTAAAGGCGATGGGCGTTACAATGCAAGAGGTTTTTAACGCTTTACAAAGTAACAACCAAAATACAGGTGGAGCTTACATAGAAAAAGGTCCTACAGTATTATTTATCCGTACAGAAGGTTTGGTAGGAAAAATTGAGGACATAGAAAATACCGTAGTAAAAACACTTCCTGATGGAACTCCTATCTTAGTAAAAAATATAGGCAAGGTAGATTATGGAAATGCCACTAGGTATGGTGCTATGACCTACAACGGTAAAGGCGAAGTAGCTGGTGCAGTAGTAATGATGATGAAGGGAGCTAACTCTAACCAAGTTATCAAAAATGTAAAAGAACGTATTGAAGAAATTCAAAAAACACTACCAGAAGGTGTAAAGATAGAGCCTTTCTTAGACCGTACAAAAATGGTAAACAACGCCATAGGAACAGTACAAAAGAACCTTATGGAAGGGGCTTTAATTGTAATTTTTATATTGGTTTTATTCTTAGGAAATTTCCGTGCAGGATTTTTGGTAGCTTCAGTTATACCACTTTCTATGTTATTCGCTATTATAATGATGAATATCTTTGGTGTAAGTGGTAACCTAATGAGTTTGGGAGCATTAGATTTTGGTTTAATTGTAGATGGAGCCGTAATTATTGTGGAGGCTGTATTGCATAAACTCCACGAGTTAAAGAAATCTGATAAATCTGAACTTTCTCAACAAGAGATGAATGATGAAGTAGAATCTTCTGCTGGAAAAATGATGAACTCTGCTGTTTTCGGACAAATCATTATCTTAATAGTTTATTTACCAATACTTACACTACAAGGGATTGAAGGTAAAATGTTTAAACCTATGGCACAGACGGTAGCGTTTGCACTTTTAGGGGCGTTTATTCTATCCTTAACTTATGTACCTATGATGAGTAGTTTGGTATTAAGTAAAAAAATAAACTTTAAAAAGAATTTCTCTGACAAGATGATGGAGAAAGTAGAAGTCTTCTACGAGAAAACTTTAGCCAAAATACTCAATCGTTCAAAAGTAGTCGTTATTGCTATTTTAGCATTGTTTGTGTTCTCGGTATTTATTCTTACGCGTTTGGGTGGAGAGTTTATCCCAAGTCTTCCAGAAGGAGATTTTGCGGTAGATACTAGAGTGCTTACAGGGAGTAATCTTAAAACATCTACAGATGCTGTACAAAAGTCATCTCAAATTTTATTAAAAAAATTCCCTGAGATAGAGAAAATTGTAGGTAAAACAGGTAGTAGCGAAATTCCTACCGACCCAATGCCTATTGATGCGAGTGATATGATGGTAATTCTAAAACCTCGTGAAGAATGGACTTCTGCTAAAACCTATGAAGAGTTATCAGAAAAAATGTCTGCCGAACTTAAAAAGAATATGCTAGGTGTAACCTACTCTTTCCAATATCCTGTTAATATGCGTTTTAACGAACTTATGACGGGAGCTAGACAAGATGTAGTTTGTAAAATATTTGGTGAAAACTTAGATACTTTAAAGGTTTATTCTGAAAAATTAGGAGAAATATCTAAAAGCATTAGAGGAGCTCAAAATATCTATGTAGAGCCTATTTCTGGTATTCCACAGATTGTAATTTCATATAATAGAGCTAAGATAGCACAGTATGGAGTGAATATCAGCGAAATCAACCGTATTGTAAATACCGCATTTGCTGGACAGTCCACAGGCTCCGTTTATGAAGGCGAAAAGAGATTTGACCTCGTGGTAAGACTTAGTGGAGAGCAAAGAAAGAATATAGATGATGTTAGAAACCTACTGATAAGCACTCCTACAGGCACTAAAATTCCATTAAGCTCCATTGCTGATGTAGAATTAAAGGAAAGTGTTAACCAAATTCAAAGAGAGAACGCTCAACGAAGAATTATTGTAGGCTTTAATGTTAGAAACCGAGACATACAAACGACGGTAGCAGACTTGCAAACTCAAGTAGAACAAAAACTAAAATTGCCACCAGGCTACTTTATTAAATATGGAGGTACTTTTGAAAATCTTCAACAAGCTAAAGCAAGACTATCAATAGCTGTTCCTGCAAGTTTACTTATGATTTTCTTAATGCTTTATTTTGCATTTCGTTCTATCAAATATGGTATGCTTATTTTCACGGCAATTCCGTTATCTGCTATTGGGGGAATTTTGGCTCTTTGGCTTAGAGGAATGAATTTCAGTATCTCAGCTGGTGTAGGGTTTATTGCTTTATTTGGTGTAGCGGTACTGAATGGTATTGTACTCATCGCCGAATTTAACAGACAAAAAGCTCTACAAACCTCTTTAAAAGATACCGTGAGAGCTGGTGGTAAAAACAGACTTCGCCCTGTACTAATGACTGCTTTCGTGGCTTCGTTAGGATTCTTACCTATGGCAACAAGTACAGGAGAAGGTGCCGAAGTACAACGTCCGTTAGCAACAGTAGTTATTGGTGGGCTTTTATTAGCTACATTTTTAACGCTTTATCTTCTACCAATTCTTTACATTTGGTTTGAAAGTAAAAAAGGATTAAAAATTAAAAAGGCCAAAGCCTAA
- a CDS encoding c-type cytochrome — protein MKYTYFGILTLVLFSCTQKETSQVETVEEKPRVVSESAVEPNLEHQGYQLIKGSDCLSCHSIDKKMAGPSFKEIADRYTQEDLGTLSKNIIEGGSGNWGEIPMQPHPQLSKEESDKMVEFIMSLKK, from the coding sequence ATGAAGTATACTTATTTCGGAATATTAACTTTGGTTCTATTTTCTTGTACTCAGAAAGAAACCTCTCAAGTAGAGACAGTGGAGGAGAAGCCACGAGTGGTATCAGAAAGTGCTGTAGAGCCTAACCTAGAGCATCAAGGATATCAGTTAATAAAGGGGTCAGACTGTTTGAGTTGTCATAGTATTGATAAGAAAATGGCAGGTCCTTCTTTTAAAGAGATTGCAGATAGATATACTCAAGAAGATTTAGGAACACTATCGAAAAATATTATTGAGGGCGGTAGTGGTAATTGGGGCGAAATACCGATGCAACCACATCCTCAACTATCTAAAGAAGAGTCGGATAAAATGGTAGAATTCATCATGAGTCTTAAAAAATAG
- the lipB gene encoding lipoyl(octanoyl) transferase LipB, translating to MDKKYNKQLKFRDLGLMDYPDAFEYQENLMKEIIELKLKNRDRVDGVQELTPNYFLFVEHPHVYTLGKSGNENNMLANTDKLKEINATFIKTNRGGDITYHGFGQIVGYPILDLDNFKTDIHAYMRSLEEVIIRVIAEYGLKGERSEGETGVWLDVGKPYARKICAMGVKTSKWVTMHGFALNVNTDLRYFEYIIPCGIKDKSVTSMERELERKFTDKEIVDLKEKIKKHFTQIFGSEFI from the coding sequence ATGGATAAAAAATATAATAAACAGCTAAAGTTTAGAGATTTAGGTTTGATGGATTATCCTGATGCGTTTGAGTATCAAGAAAATCTCATGAAAGAAATTATAGAACTAAAACTCAAAAATAGAGATAGGGTAGATGGGGTACAGGAATTAACGCCAAATTATTTTTTATTTGTGGAACACCCTCATGTATACACTTTAGGAAAAAGTGGTAATGAAAACAATATGTTGGCAAATACAGATAAGTTAAAAGAAATTAACGCCACATTTATAAAAACTAATAGAGGTGGAGATATCACTTATCATGGCTTTGGACAGATTGTAGGTTATCCTATTTTAGATTTGGATAATTTTAAAACAGACATACACGCTTATATGCGTAGTTTAGAGGAAGTTATCATAAGAGTAATTGCAGAATATGGCTTGAAAGGAGAGCGTTCCGAAGGAGAAACAGGGGTTTGGCTAGATGTAGGTAAACCTTATGCTAGAAAGATATGTGCCATGGGGGTTAAAACTTCTAAATGGGTTACTATGCATGGTTTTGCACTAAATGTAAATACAGATTTAAGGTATTTTGAATATATTATTCCGTGTGGGATAAAAGATAAATCCGTAACCTCTATGGAGCGAGAGCTAGAACGAAAATTTACTGATAAAGAAATAGTAGATTTAAAGGAAAAAATAAAAAAACACTTTACACAAATATTTGGTTCAGAATTTATATAG
- a CDS encoding diacylglycerol/lipid kinase family protein has translation MQNLAFIINPFSAKGKYQSFLEKMEKEFPQALYYISDSVKGTEAFIENNFSKVDMFVAVGGDGTISSIAKKLIGTDKILGIYPAGSGNGFAYEMGFTKDITSLINKIKNPKSREVDTFTVNGQLSINVSGIGFDGAVTKAFENTNRGFANYIKTSIKTFFKYRPIQINFKEEELKKYNGKYLMFNIANTRQFGNHAYIAPKALANDGLLDLVLVKKFPLWYASIFATRMFKKQLKNDQFVTFLKKESFSFEASAKDWHLDGEYHEISSPISVKVSTEKLKILY, from the coding sequence ATGCAGAATTTAGCGTTTATCATCAATCCTTTTTCAGCAAAGGGGAAATATCAATCTTTTCTAGAAAAAATGGAAAAGGAGTTTCCTCAGGCATTGTACTATATTTCAGATTCGGTAAAAGGGACGGAGGCTTTTATAGAAAATAATTTCTCAAAAGTTGATATGTTTGTTGCCGTAGGGGGCGATGGAACTATTTCTAGTATTGCTAAAAAACTGATAGGTACAGATAAAATTTTAGGAATTTATCCAGCGGGGTCGGGTAATGGTTTTGCTTACGAAATGGGTTTTACTAAAGATATAACTTCTTTAATCAATAAAATAAAAAATCCTAAAAGTAGAGAGGTTGATACTTTTACAGTGAATGGTCAGCTTTCCATCAATGTTTCAGGTATTGGTTTTGATGGTGCCGTTACCAAAGCATTTGAAAATACAAATAGAGGATTTGCCAATTATATTAAAACGAGTATTAAAACTTTTTTTAAATATCGTCCCATTCAGATTAACTTTAAAGAAGAAGAACTAAAAAAATATAATGGCAAATATTTGATGTTCAATATTGCAAATACTAGGCAGTTTGGAAATCACGCTTACATAGCTCCGAAGGCATTGGCTAACGATGGACTTTTGGATTTAGTTTTGGTTAAAAAATTTCCACTTTGGTATGCTTCAATATTTGCAACGAGAATGTTTAAAAAACAACTGAAAAATGACCAATTTGTAACCTTTTTGAAAAAAGAGAGTTTCTCTTTTGAGGCGAGTGCTAAAGATTGGCATCTAGATGGTGAGTATCACGAAATATCTTCACCCATATCGGTAAAGGTTTCAACTGAAAAACTAAAAATTTTATACTAA
- a CDS encoding aminopeptidase C: MIKTKLTALAMVSCATFAFAQDGLVNSLKNNQSENPDFKFTVIKENGVTAVKDQGSSGTCWSYSGNSFLESEMIRMGKAPVDLAEIFTARNSYHDKAKLYVLNGGAISWGDGGELHDVINMYRKYGAVPQEVYSGLKEGQTRNNFSEMQAIIKSMLDAYVKNPSGKLSSNWLSNIDAILDSYLGKYPTQFTYKGKQYTPQTFAKEVVGIVPEDYVGISSYKDYAYYERFVVPIPDNWSHETMWNVPMENLTTIIDYAIKNGHTVGWATDVSEPYFSYKNGVAYVPDLDLDNLNAATKKDLFKGPKPDKKITEEMRQEALNNLTTTDDHGMHIVGIAKDQTGKEYYMVKNSWGTTNDYEGYLYVTKPYVLYKTTGILLHKDGIPKNITKKFKINTNIGL; encoded by the coding sequence ATGATAAAAACGAAACTAACAGCTTTAGCAATGGTATCTTGTGCAACTTTTGCGTTTGCTCAAGATGGCTTAGTGAATAGCCTGAAAAACAATCAATCCGAAAATCCTGATTTTAAATTTACGGTAATTAAAGAGAACGGTGTTACGGCTGTAAAAGACCAAGGTTCTTCAGGAACTTGTTGGAGCTACTCAGGAAACTCTTTCTTAGAATCTGAAATGATAAGAATGGGGAAAGCTCCTGTAGATTTAGCAGAAATATTTACTGCTAGAAATTCTTATCACGATAAAGCCAAACTTTATGTACTTAATGGTGGAGCTATTTCTTGGGGAGACGGTGGCGAATTACACGATGTTATCAATATGTATCGCAAATATGGTGCAGTTCCGCAAGAAGTATATTCAGGTTTAAAGGAAGGACAAACGAGAAACAATTTCTCTGAAATGCAAGCAATTATAAAATCAATGCTAGATGCTTATGTTAAAAATCCATCAGGGAAATTATCGTCTAACTGGTTGTCTAATATAGATGCTATTTTGGATAGTTATTTAGGTAAGTATCCAACTCAGTTTACTTATAAAGGTAAACAATATACACCTCAAACTTTTGCTAAAGAGGTAGTTGGGATTGTTCCTGAAGATTATGTAGGCATATCATCATATAAAGATTATGCTTATTATGAGAGATTTGTAGTGCCTATTCCAGACAACTGGAGTCACGAAACTATGTGGAATGTCCCAATGGAAAACCTTACAACTATTATAGATTATGCTATCAAAAATGGACACACTGTGGGTTGGGCAACAGATGTATCTGAACCTTATTTCTCATATAAAAATGGGGTAGCTTATGTACCAGATTTAGATTTGGATAATCTTAATGCAGCTACTAAAAAAGATTTATTTAAAGGTCCAAAACCTGATAAAAAAATTACGGAAGAAATGCGCCAGGAAGCTCTTAACAATCTTACAACAACAGACGACCACGGTATGCACATTGTAGGTATTGCTAAGGACCAAACAGGTAAAGAATATTATATGGTGAAAAACTCTTGGGGAACAACCAACGATTATGAAGGTTATCTCTATGTAACTAAGCCGTATGTATTGTATAAAACAACAGGTATTTTACTTCATAAAGATGGTATTCCTAAGAATATAACTAAGAAGTTTAAAATAAACACTAATATAGGTTTATAA
- a CDS encoding type II toxin-antitoxin system RelE/ParE family toxin, producing the protein MDRVILWTDTAKTSFDDNIAYLLEDWTDKEIATFIDKTDTAIDNLRFHPYIGKPLNGHSEYRSLLVVPQISLVYRIVNSHEILLITFFNNYQNPYKLEVLLS; encoded by the coding sequence ATGGATAGAGTAATTTTATGGACGGATACAGCTAAGACCTCTTTTGACGACAACATAGCTTACCTCTTAGAAGACTGGACAGACAAAGAAATAGCTACATTTATAGATAAGACAGATACTGCAATAGACAATCTTCGATTTCATCCCTATATAGGTAAACCCCTTAATGGTCATTCAGAATACCGTAGTCTATTAGTTGTCCCACAAATAAGTCTAGTTTATCGTATTGTAAATAGCCACGAGATACTTTTAATTACCTTTTTCAACAACTATCAGAATCCTTATAAACTAGAGGTACTTCTTTCTTAG
- a CDS encoding metal-dependent hydrolase, which yields MTAPNHIAGGILFTGIFTSLWNVNIFAEPTYLATTILISLLPDIDTPKSIIGKPFYPISKWLYRRYGHRTITHSLLATIIITLLAFIFQKLQIIPEHYALITFFAYFGHLLLDMLTTTGVPLLYPFWRNPCVIPGNPNYRFSTGNLKQEGVLFIVFLCSSALMNNLFTQGFWLTYNQQFNDITHIYREFKKSNKLYKIDYDLYHFQKPIKGTGYLVYADFQQLYIVSNDTIIRLREGQQGLKINTLKPYNTNHLLTTKRVSFSHITADSLNILVDDKFISYTKITATEKADVITLERKLHDYYFELKNEHNLYFSKSLKDTLKIETIDHSEANQRLKYEENRLKIQQQILEKQTQIAQEEANIKAINEPYYKALEEIKTAKQKLATETDSYQINELKNQIITLQKYLENNHPKDSRNLALLKVQLSGLNAQLNKPFQYISNKKNTPKSPLLFSGYFDYFVLPKQEKKGGSGGG from the coding sequence ATGACAGCACCCAACCACATCGCAGGAGGCATACTATTCACAGGCATATTTACCAGCCTTTGGAATGTCAATATCTTTGCAGAACCCACCTACTTAGCCACCACCATACTCATCTCATTACTACCAGATATAGACACCCCAAAATCCATCATCGGCAAACCCTTTTACCCCATATCCAAATGGCTCTACCGAAGATACGGACACAGAACCATCACCCACTCCCTACTCGCAACCATCATCATTACACTGCTAGCCTTCATATTTCAAAAATTACAAATCATTCCAGAACATTACGCCCTCATTACCTTCTTTGCCTACTTTGGGCATTTACTCCTAGATATGCTTACCACCACTGGCGTCCCCCTACTCTACCCATTCTGGAGAAACCCCTGCGTTATACCAGGTAACCCCAACTACAGATTTAGCACAGGCAACCTCAAGCAAGAAGGCGTTTTATTTATCGTATTCCTATGCAGTTCCGCACTTATGAACAACCTATTTACACAAGGCTTTTGGCTTACCTATAACCAACAATTCAACGACATTACACACATCTACAGAGAATTCAAAAAATCAAACAAACTCTACAAAATAGATTACGATTTATACCACTTCCAAAAACCAATCAAAGGAACAGGCTATTTAGTCTATGCAGATTTCCAACAACTATACATCGTATCAAACGACACCATTATAAGACTACGAGAAGGGCAGCAAGGGCTCAAAATCAACACCCTAAAACCATACAATACCAATCATCTACTTACCACCAAAAGAGTATCCTTTAGCCATATTACAGCCGATAGTTTAAATATATTGGTAGATGATAAATTCATATCCTACACCAAAATTACAGCCACAGAAAAAGCCGATGTTATCACACTAGAAAGAAAACTACACGACTACTATTTTGAACTCAAAAACGAACATAACCTATACTTTTCAAAATCCCTAAAAGACACCCTAAAAATAGAAACCATAGACCACTCAGAAGCCAATCAACGTTTAAAATACGAAGAAAATCGCCTAAAAATACAACAGCAAATTCTAGAAAAACAAACCCAAATTGCCCAAGAAGAAGCCAATATCAAAGCCATAAATGAACCCTATTATAAAGCCTTAGAAGAAATCAAAACAGCCAAACAAAAACTAGCTACCGAGACCGACAGCTACCAAATCAACGAACTAAAAAACCAAATCATAACCCTTCAGAAATATTTAGAAAATAACCACCCAAAAGACAGCCGTAACCTAGCCTTACTCAAAGTACAACTATCAGGGCTCAATGCCCAACTAAACAAACCATTCCAATACATCAGTAACAAAAAAAACACACCTAAATCCCCTTTGCTTTTCTCTGGATATTTTGATTATTTTGTACTCCCCAAGCAAGAGAAAAAAGGAGGGAGTGGGGGTGGTTAG
- a CDS encoding tyrosine-type recombinase/integrase → MMTIDYISKEESLLLIEKCKNPKYKCIILLMLDCGFRVSETVTLRLKNFDFQKRTITVKSLKKKNENYRTIPISDRLYRAIAHYLEQTKIPITQPENYLFPSYTHKGHLCRKTVWKVLKAYGKKLGIQNLHPHTLRHTFATHHLNNGTKLEEIKTMLGHSSYDTTLIYAQIPTEQLSKKIEAVTTQKRNFWVRIQQKFFPPKKTKLINLSFNKNYFTIGRNEELSKLNVNAELGINTIIIGDIGTGKTHLLENLKTNKKILKFEDDRMAKKSLMYMMLHLLKGDKENMLSLLYGDIGIEAVEKKIQRESALFICDKIMTIVEPKEYILLIDNITDITTASKRIIERLKDTFVIICAARYIKNSNTSFLWNFEKIDLKNLSRENAIKFIQQNSFGLEVESWEDFRNHIYQQTNGNPRAMAEMIDRYRKEPFLTLDIVKNIKHSGALPEIDFTFIIVVFLGIITALRYASRELDEPALRMIGSIGLILLIISRPLFKELKRKFI, encoded by the coding sequence TTTTCAAAAAAGAACCATTACAGTAAAATCACTCAAAAAGAAAAACGAAAACTACCGTACCATACCCATATCAGACCGCCTATATAGAGCCATAGCCCACTATTTAGAACAAACCAAAATCCCCATTACACAACCCGAAAACTACCTATTCCCAAGCTACACCCACAAAGGGCATCTATGCCGTAAAACCGTTTGGAAAGTCCTTAAAGCCTACGGAAAAAAATTAGGCATACAAAACCTGCACCCTCATACCCTTAGGCATACCTTCGCCACACACCACTTAAACAATGGCACTAAATTAGAAGAAATCAAAACCATGCTAGGACACAGCTCTTATGACACCACACTCATATACGCACAAATCCCCACCGAACAACTAAGCAAAAAAATAGAAGCCGTTACCACACAAAAACGAAACTTTTGGGTTAGGATTCAACAAAAATTCTTCCCACCTAAAAAAACAAAACTTATCAATCTATCATTCAACAAAAATTACTTTACCATTGGGCGAAATGAAGAACTATCAAAACTAAATGTCAATGCAGAATTAGGCATCAACACCATCATAATAGGCGATATAGGCACAGGCAAAACCCATCTCCTAGAAAACCTCAAAACAAACAAAAAAATCCTAAAATTTGAAGACGACAGAATGGCAAAAAAATCCCTAATGTATATGATGTTACACCTACTCAAAGGCGACAAAGAAAATATGCTGTCCCTACTCTATGGCGATATAGGCATAGAAGCCGTAGAAAAAAAAATACAAAGAGAATCAGCCCTATTCATTTGCGATAAAATTATGACCATCGTAGAACCCAAAGAATACATATTGCTAATAGATAATATCACAGACATCACAACCGCTAGTAAAAGAATTATAGAACGCCTAAAAGACACCTTTGTTATCATTTGTGCAGCCAGGTATATCAAAAATAGCAACACCTCATTCCTTTGGAACTTTGAAAAAATAGACCTCAAAAACCTATCTCGAGAGAACGCCATCAAATTCATTCAGCAAAACTCCTTCGGCTTAGAAGTAGAATCTTGGGAAGACTTTAGAAACCACATCTACCAACAAACCAACGGCAACCCTCGTGCAATGGCAGAAATGATAGACCGTTACAGAAAAGAACCATTCTTAACCCTAGATATAGTCAAAAACATCAAACACTCTGGAGCATTACCCGAAATAGACTTTACCTTTATCATCGTCGTATTCTTAGGCATCATCACAGCACTACGCTATGCCAGCAGAGAGCTAGACGAGCCCGCACTCCGTATGATAGGCTCCATAGGCCTAATCCTACTCATCATCTCACGCCCATTATTCAAAGAGCTCAAACGAAAATTCATCTAA